One stretch of Tenrec ecaudatus isolate mTenEca1 chromosome 18, mTenEca1.hap1, whole genome shotgun sequence DNA includes these proteins:
- the B3GNT9 gene encoding UDP-GlcNAc:betaGal beta-1,3-N-acetylglucosaminyltransferase 9, whose translation MRRRLRLRLGRDAALTVFLGAALGLLLYVQHGGEAPTTSAPRAPGKAALRPSLVTRAFQTPVSHAAALAYEGDTPAPPTPTGPFDFGHYLRAKDQRRFPLLINQPHKCAGDGPPDLLIAVKSVAADFERRQAVRQTWGAEGRVQGALVRRVFLLGVPRGVGSAGADPPAHWRALLRAESRAYADILLWAFEDTFFNLTLKEIHFLAWASAFCPDARFVFKGDADVFVHVGNLLEFLALRDPAQDMLAGDVILQARPIRERDSKYYIPEAVYGLSVYPAYAGGGGFVLSGATLHRLAGACAQVELFPIDDVFLGMCLQRLQLTPEPHPAFRTFGIAQPSAAPHLRTFDPCFYRELVVVHGLSAADIWLMWRLLQGPRGLACGHPRPAAPGPFKWAP comes from the coding sequence ATGCGGCGGAGGCTGCGGCTGCGCCTCGGCAGGGACGCGGCGCTCACGGTGTTTCTGGGCGCCGCGCTCGGCCTCCTGCTCTACGTGCAGCATGGGGGCGAGGCCCCGACCACGAGTGCGCCGCGAGCGCCCGGGAAGGCCGCTCTGAGACCCAGTCTGGTGACCCGCGCATTCCAAACACCGGTCTCACATGCAGCCGCCCTGGCCTATGAGGGGGACACACCGGCGCCTCCCACGCCCACGGGGCCCTTTGACTTCGGCCACTACCTGCGTGCCAAGGACCAGCGGCGCTTCCCACTGCTCATTAACCAGCCGCACAAGTGCGCTGGCGATGGCCCCCCAGACCTGCTCATCGCTGTCAAGTCGGTGGCGGCGGACTTTGAGAGGCGCCAAGCAGTGCGACAAACGTGGGGTGCCGAGGGCCGCGTGCAAGGGGCGCTCGTGCGCCGCGTGTTCCTGCTGGGTGTGCCCAGGGGTGTGGGCAGCGCCGGGGCTGACCCGCCAGCGCACTGGCGGGCCCTGCTGCGCGCCGAGAGCCGAGCCTATGCGGACATCCTGCTCTGGGCCTTTGAGGACACGTTCTTCAACCTTACGCTTAAGGAAATCCACTtcctggcctgggcctcggccTTCTGCCCTGATGCGCGCTTCGTTTTTAAGGGGGATGCTGACGTGTTCGTGCACGTGGGAAACCTCCTGGAATTCCTGGCGCTGCGAGACCCCGCACAGGACATGCTTGCAGGTGATGTGATTTTGCAGGCCCGGCCTATCCGAGAGCGAGACAGCAAGTACTACATCCCGGAGGCCGTGTACGGCCTGTCCGTTTACCCAGCCTATGCTGGTGGCGGCGGCTTTGTCCTCTCAGGGGCCACGCTGCACCGCCTGGCTGGCGCTTGTGCCCAGGTAGAGCTCTTCCCGATTGACGACGTCTTTCTGGGCATGTGTCTTCAGCGCCTGCAGCTCACACCTGAGCCTCACCCGGCTTTCCGCACTTTTGGCATTGCCCAGCCCTCGGCTGCGCCACACCTGCGCACCTTCGACCCCTGCTTTTACCGAGAGCTGGTCGTGGTGCACGGGCTCTCTGCGGCTGACATCTGGCTCATGTGGCGTCTGTTGCAAGGGCCTCGCGGGCTGGCCTGTGGGCACCCACGGCCTGCGGCCCCTGGGCCCTTCAAGTGGGCCCCCTAG
- the TRADD gene encoding tumor necrosis factor receptor type 1-associated DEATH domain protein isoform X3, whose translation MLKIHRSDPQLIVQLRFGGRQPCDRFLRAYREGALRAALQRGLAAALDLDRVHLQLRAGADLLDTLLQDEERCLNCIFAQKPDRLRDEELAELDEALRNLQCNPGRHVEGPPGSLQSQGPAPSEDKPPAPSSGQTFLFQGQPIVNRPLSLQDQQTFARLVGLKWRKVGRSLQRGCRALRDPALDALAYEYEREGLYEQAFQLLQRFVQAEGRRATLQRLVEALEENELTSLAEDLLGLTDSEDRQV comes from the exons ATGCTCAAGATCCACCGCAGCGACCCGCAGCTGATCGTGCAGCTGCGTTTCGGCGGCCGGCAGCCGTGCGACCGCTTCCTCCGCGCCTACCGCGAGGGGGCGCTGCGCGCCGCGCTGCAGAGGGGCCTGGCGGCGGCGCTGGACCTGGACCGCGTGCACTTGCAGCTGCGCGCCGGCGCTGATCTGCTGGACACCTTGCTGCAGGACGAGGAGCGCTGCTTGAACTGCATCTTTGCCCAGAAG CCCGACAGGTTGCGGGACGAGGAACTCGCCGAGCTGGACGAGGCGCTCCGGAATCTTCAGTGTAATCCGGGGCGACACGTGGAGGGCCCTCCAGGGTCCTTGCAGTCCCAGGGCCCTGCCCCGTCGGAAGACAAGCCACCAGCGCCATCGTCTGGCCAGACTTTCCTCTTCCAGGGTCAGCCTATAG TGAACCGGCCGTTGAGTTTACAGGACCAGCAGACGTTCGCGCGCTTAGTGGGCCTGAAGTGGCGCAAAGTGGGCCGCTCGCTGCAGCGCGGCTGCCGGGCACTCCGGGACCCTGCGCTGGATGCACTGGCCTACGAGTACGAGCGGGAAGGGCTGTACGAGCAGGCCTTCCAGCTGCTGCAGCGCTTTGTGCAGGCCGAGGGCCGCCGAGCCACGCTGCAGCGCCTAGTGGAGGCgctggaggaaaatgagctgaccaGCCTGGCCGAGGACTTGCTGGGCCTGACGGATTCCGAGGACCGCCAAGTGTAG
- the TRADD gene encoding tumor necrosis factor receptor type 1-associated DEATH domain protein isoform X1 encodes MTVRLGGARGFPGQVSVAGHGRRRCQVGNYPGAGMAAGPENREEWVGSAYLFVESSVDKVVLSDAYAHPQKKVAVYNALRTALAESGGSPEQLQMLKIHRSDPQLIVQLRFGGRQPCDRFLRAYREGALRAALQRGLAAALDLDRVHLQLRAGADLLDTLLQDEERCLNCIFAQKPDRLRDEELAELDEALRNLQCNPGRHVEGPPGSLQSQGPAPSEDKPPAPSSGQTFLFQGQPIVNRPLSLQDQQTFARLVGLKWRKVGRSLQRGCRALRDPALDALAYEYEREGLYEQAFQLLQRFVQAEGRRATLQRLVEALEENELTSLAEDLLGLTDSEDRQV; translated from the exons TACCCAGGAGCTGGGATGGCAGCTGGGCCAGAGAATCGTGAGGAGTGGGTGGGCAGTGCATACCTGTTTGTGGAGTCTTCCGTTGACAAGGTGGTCCTGTCTGATGCCTATGCACATCCCCAGAAGAAGGTGGCCGTGTACAATGCCCTGCGGACTGCTTTGGCAG AGAGCGGCGGGAGCCCGGAGCAGCTGCAGATGCTCAAGATCCACCGCAGCGACCCGCAGCTGATCGTGCAGCTGCGTTTCGGCGGCCGGCAGCCGTGCGACCGCTTCCTCCGCGCCTACCGCGAGGGGGCGCTGCGCGCCGCGCTGCAGAGGGGCCTGGCGGCGGCGCTGGACCTGGACCGCGTGCACTTGCAGCTGCGCGCCGGCGCTGATCTGCTGGACACCTTGCTGCAGGACGAGGAGCGCTGCTTGAACTGCATCTTTGCCCAGAAG CCCGACAGGTTGCGGGACGAGGAACTCGCCGAGCTGGACGAGGCGCTCCGGAATCTTCAGTGTAATCCGGGGCGACACGTGGAGGGCCCTCCAGGGTCCTTGCAGTCCCAGGGCCCTGCCCCGTCGGAAGACAAGCCACCAGCGCCATCGTCTGGCCAGACTTTCCTCTTCCAGGGTCAGCCTATAG TGAACCGGCCGTTGAGTTTACAGGACCAGCAGACGTTCGCGCGCTTAGTGGGCCTGAAGTGGCGCAAAGTGGGCCGCTCGCTGCAGCGCGGCTGCCGGGCACTCCGGGACCCTGCGCTGGATGCACTGGCCTACGAGTACGAGCGGGAAGGGCTGTACGAGCAGGCCTTCCAGCTGCTGCAGCGCTTTGTGCAGGCCGAGGGCCGCCGAGCCACGCTGCAGCGCCTAGTGGAGGCgctggaggaaaatgagctgaccaGCCTGGCCGAGGACTTGCTGGGCCTGACGGATTCCGAGGACCGCCAAGTGTAG
- the TRADD gene encoding tumor necrosis factor receptor type 1-associated DEATH domain protein isoform X2 gives MAAGPENREEWVGSAYLFVESSVDKVVLSDAYAHPQKKVAVYNALRTALAESGGSPEQLQMLKIHRSDPQLIVQLRFGGRQPCDRFLRAYREGALRAALQRGLAAALDLDRVHLQLRAGADLLDTLLQDEERCLNCIFAQKPDRLRDEELAELDEALRNLQCNPGRHVEGPPGSLQSQGPAPSEDKPPAPSSGQTFLFQGQPIVNRPLSLQDQQTFARLVGLKWRKVGRSLQRGCRALRDPALDALAYEYEREGLYEQAFQLLQRFVQAEGRRATLQRLVEALEENELTSLAEDLLGLTDSEDRQV, from the exons ATGGCAGCTGGGCCAGAGAATCGTGAGGAGTGGGTGGGCAGTGCATACCTGTTTGTGGAGTCTTCCGTTGACAAGGTGGTCCTGTCTGATGCCTATGCACATCCCCAGAAGAAGGTGGCCGTGTACAATGCCCTGCGGACTGCTTTGGCAG AGAGCGGCGGGAGCCCGGAGCAGCTGCAGATGCTCAAGATCCACCGCAGCGACCCGCAGCTGATCGTGCAGCTGCGTTTCGGCGGCCGGCAGCCGTGCGACCGCTTCCTCCGCGCCTACCGCGAGGGGGCGCTGCGCGCCGCGCTGCAGAGGGGCCTGGCGGCGGCGCTGGACCTGGACCGCGTGCACTTGCAGCTGCGCGCCGGCGCTGATCTGCTGGACACCTTGCTGCAGGACGAGGAGCGCTGCTTGAACTGCATCTTTGCCCAGAAG CCCGACAGGTTGCGGGACGAGGAACTCGCCGAGCTGGACGAGGCGCTCCGGAATCTTCAGTGTAATCCGGGGCGACACGTGGAGGGCCCTCCAGGGTCCTTGCAGTCCCAGGGCCCTGCCCCGTCGGAAGACAAGCCACCAGCGCCATCGTCTGGCCAGACTTTCCTCTTCCAGGGTCAGCCTATAG TGAACCGGCCGTTGAGTTTACAGGACCAGCAGACGTTCGCGCGCTTAGTGGGCCTGAAGTGGCGCAAAGTGGGCCGCTCGCTGCAGCGCGGCTGCCGGGCACTCCGGGACCCTGCGCTGGATGCACTGGCCTACGAGTACGAGCGGGAAGGGCTGTACGAGCAGGCCTTCCAGCTGCTGCAGCGCTTTGTGCAGGCCGAGGGCCGCCGAGCCACGCTGCAGCGCCTAGTGGAGGCgctggaggaaaatgagctgaccaGCCTGGCCGAGGACTTGCTGGGCCTGACGGATTCCGAGGACCGCCAAGTGTAG